ACTCTTATGCACAGTGACATGCACATCATTATTCATTTGACAGAAAAACAAGTGTTAACACAGGATATGATATTGTTATAGTAGATATCCAAAAATACCACGTCAAGAATTTTTAATTCTTACAACATTGCATATGGTAATAATGCATTTTAGTTTTTTTGATATTTATAGCGGTGTTTATAGATTGTAACTGCTATCGATAGAAGCAGAGAGTGCTGATGGATTAAACACCCAAAACTAATGATAAAATTAAAGAGTATACTATTTTAATAAGGAGGACATCATGTTAGAACGCTATGAATTTACAAAGGACTCATTTATAAAAAAAATTGATGGTAACATTTTACTCTATTCAAACCCTGATGATGAGGAAATAAACACCATTACGCTTTCGTATGGTATAGATATACATTCACTGTATTCAGCTCTGGATACTGAAGAATTATCCCGTTTTGAAATTGAAAAAGATTATATGGTACTGATATGGAAAATACCAACATCCATGATTATCAATGAGCTTGCATCACTTAATGTTATCACTATTGGTTTTTTCATAAAAGACAGCACAATTTTAATCATCACTCCTGAAAAGCTTTCATATTTACACGAAAAAGTTTATAAACAAATGGAATCCATTTTTGATGTGTTGTTTCACTTCCAGCGACATACAATTAAGCATTTTACCGAACATTTGAAAATTATCAAAATGATTTCACAGGAAATACAGAACAAGATTAACAAATCAATTGAAACCAAACACCTTTTACAAATGTTTAACTTGAGCGAAAAGTTAATATACTACCTGCATGCAATAGACAGCAATATAACTACACTGATAAAATTAAAGTCATATCTTAATACTCAAACACAAAAGATTGATATTGACTTCTTAAATGATATTATTATCGACCATAGACAGGCAAAAAAGCAGGCTGAAATATACACAGAAATTTTTGCCGGTCTTATGGATGCTCGTGCAAGCATTGTAAACAACAACATGAATGTTTTAATAAAAAATCTAACAAAGATAAATGTTATTTTTTTGCCACTCAATTTGATAGCAGGAATCTTTGGCATGTCAGAATATTCAATGATAACGCAGGGTATACCATGGCATGTTTCATACAGTATGTTTGCAATTGCAATTGCTTGCATAAGTCTGCTATTAAGTATTATCGTAAATAAATATGATGAGCGATGGAGAAAATAACCAACAGTTAAGTGCTATAATAATATTTATGATAATTTCAGGCAAAGAGTATACATTTCATTTTGCACCAATGGC
This DNA window, taken from Spirochaetota bacterium, encodes the following:
- a CDS encoding magnesium transporter CorA family protein — protein: MLERYEFTKDSFIKKIDGNILLYSNPDDEEINTITLSYGIDIHSLYSALDTEELSRFEIEKDYMVLIWKIPTSMIINELASLNVITIGFFIKDSTILIITPEKLSYLHEKVYKQMESIFDVLFHFQRHTIKHFTEHLKIIKMISQEIQNKINKSIETKHLLQMFNLSEKLIYYLHAIDSNITTLIKLKSYLNTQTQKIDIDFLNDIIIDHRQAKKQAEIYTEIFAGLMDARASIVNNNMNVLIKNLTKINVIFLPLNLIAGIFGMSEYSMITQGIPWHVSYSMFAIAIACISLLLSIIVNKYDERWRK